TTATTGGAACACTTTTATGCCTCACAAACCTGGAAAGCACCTTCCGTTCGTCAAAAGGGATAAACCGTTTTCAGATAAAGTATGTTATTTTCTGCTTAGGGGGCATTCTCTTCTTTTTTATCTATCTTGCAAGCCAGATCTTACTCTTTTCAAATATAAGTATTCAGTTGATCCCTGCAAAATCACTAGTAACATTGATTTGTACCGTAATTATGACATTTTCAATTGTAAAACAGAGACTTTTAGATGTTGACATTTTTGTCTCCAGATATGTCGTATACAATTCAGTTGCTATTATCGGGACATGCACGTATCTTCTGGTGTTAGGAGTTGCTGTTGAGGCAATAAAGTTTTACCACCTCCCCTTTCATTATTTTATTAAAATACTCCTGATCTTTGTCTCGCTGTTTATTCTTGTTATTCTCCTCTTTGTCTCAGGACTTAGAAGAAAAATCCAGCTTTTTATTAACCGACATTTTTACAAGCACAAGTATGAGTTTCGAGATACATGGATGGAGACAATCGTAAGGATAAGTTCAAGAAACTCGATTGATGATATCTGTAACACCTTATTAGAAATGATTTCTCAACTGATGGGCGCTCAAAATGTAACTGTATGGCTCTATAATTCAGCCAAACAGAAGTATACTGTTTTTCTGATGAATGACAAAAACGAAAAAAATAGTATTGGAGAAGGGCATGCCCTCATTGGAATCATGAGAGAAAAGGGAGCCCCCTTTATCGTAAATGAACACTACGGCCGGCTATCTGGCAAACCAGATGGTGTAAAAGAAATTGAGGCAGTTATGAACTCAACGAAAGCAGTGTTATGTTCACCAATGGAAGCAGCAGGTGAGCTTGTCGGCTTTATTCTCCAGGGAGAAGATATAGGAGGAGAATCCTACAGGGTTGATGATTTTGAATTACTAAAGGCGCTCTCAACCCAGGCTGCTGTTCAGATAAAGAATATCCGTCTGGCTCAAGAACTCTCTACCGCAAAAGAGGTGGAGATGTTTCATTGGTTGTCGTCCTTCGTGATGCATGACCTGAAAAATCTGACCAATTCACTATCTCTTATCACCCAGAATGCCCGGCATAACCTCGGCAATATCGAGTTCCAGAAAGATTCGGTCAAGACAATTGAATCCACCGTTAACAGGATGCAGGGATTAATTGATAGACTCTCTTCCTTACCCCGGGGGATAGAGCTGAAACGCGAATCAGTGGATCTGAAAACCATAGTCGAACATGTTCTTCAACAAGTAAAGCGTGACAAGAGAAAAAACATTTCCCTTGAAACAGAAATAGATAAAACCCCAATTGCCAGTATTGATCCTCACGCAATTGAAATGGTAATGATGAATCTTATTAATAACGCCTGTGATGCCATTGAAAGTGAAGGAAAGGTAGAATGCGGAATATGGGAAGAGAACAACGTTATCAAGGTGTCAGTGACCGATAATGGAAAGGGGATTTCCGATGCATTTATTGATACTTTTTTATTTAAACCTTTTAAATCATCCAAAAAAGGTGGATTTGGAGTAGGACTTTTTCAATGTAAAGCCATTGTAGAGGCTCACAACGGAAGGATAGA
This portion of the Candidatus Scalindua sp. genome encodes:
- the prsK gene encoding PEP-CTERM system histidine kinase PrsK, which gives rise to MLIRLISTIPIINACLCLGLGVFTLSRNPKRTSNIGFFLGMLSLAILNAGDATLLLGGNSYRMAFNGMRLSIVGQSLLPPSLLLFSVVFARKEHRAALIRWLPLLVITAAASFVFIYFLITNVFVTISLFNLAGDKGSSLYLDDTRLIFGPIGYYFYIYFIIGTLLCLTNLESTFRSSKGINRFQIKYVIFCLGGILFFFIYLASQILLFSNISIQLIPAKSLVTLICTVIMTFSIVKQRLLDVDIFVSRYVVYNSVAIIGTCTYLLVLGVAVEAIKFYHLPFHYFIKILLIFVSLFILVILLFVSGLRRKIQLFINRHFYKHKYEFRDTWMETIVRISSRNSIDDICNTLLEMISQLMGAQNVTVWLYNSAKQKYTVFLMNDKNEKNSIGEGHALIGIMREKGAPFIVNEHYGRLSGKPDGVKEIEAVMNSTKAVLCSPMEAAGELVGFILQGEDIGGESYRVDDFELLKALSTQAAVQIKNIRLAQELSTAKEVEMFHWLSSFVMHDLKNLTNSLSLITQNARHNLGNIEFQKDSVKTIESTVNRMQGLIDRLSSLPRGIELKRESVDLKTIVEHVLQQVKRDKRKNISLETEIDKTPIASIDPHAIEMVMMNLINNACDAIESEGKVECGIWEENNVIKVSVTDNGKGISDAFIDTFLFKPFKSSKKGGFGVGLFQCKAIVEAHNGRIEVKSKEGVGTTFTISLPHG